The following are from one region of the Rhizobacter sp. AJA081-3 genome:
- a CDS encoding LytTR family DNA-binding domain-containing protein, translating to MNTPSALRAVIADDERLMREQLRARLAEVWPALQIVGEAKNGDEALQLVEQHHPDIAFLDIRMPGLTGVEAARAIAQLPCGDEVEDGWAGCEIVFITAYDEYAVEAFEQGAADYVLKPAERERLAVTGERIRKRIAQRGSAEGPAQAGMQQMLQRLAQHMNPGGAPKLKWIQATVGQSIQMIPVDDVLFFISDEKYTRVQTATIEALIRKPIKELIEELDAELFWQIHRSTLVNVKAIAGVSRDLRGRQLVAVKGHPEKLEVSRSFTGLFKGM from the coding sequence ATGAACACGCCCAGTGCCCTGCGCGCCGTCATCGCCGACGACGAACGGTTGATGCGCGAGCAGCTGCGCGCCCGCCTGGCCGAGGTGTGGCCCGCGCTGCAGATCGTCGGCGAGGCGAAGAACGGCGACGAGGCGCTGCAGCTGGTCGAGCAGCATCACCCCGACATCGCCTTCCTCGACATCCGCATGCCGGGTTTGACCGGCGTGGAGGCGGCGCGCGCAATCGCTCAGCTGCCCTGTGGCGATGAAGTGGAGGATGGCTGGGCCGGCTGCGAGATCGTCTTCATCACCGCCTACGACGAGTACGCGGTCGAGGCCTTCGAGCAGGGCGCGGCTGACTATGTGCTCAAGCCGGCCGAGCGCGAGCGGCTGGCCGTGACGGGCGAACGCATCCGCAAGCGCATCGCCCAACGCGGCAGCGCCGAAGGCCCGGCGCAGGCGGGCATGCAGCAGATGCTGCAGCGCCTGGCGCAGCACATGAACCCGGGCGGCGCGCCGAAGCTCAAGTGGATCCAGGCCACGGTCGGCCAGAGCATCCAGATGATCCCGGTGGACGACGTGCTGTTCTTCATCTCCGACGAGAAGTACACGCGCGTGCAGACGGCGACGATCGAGGCGCTGATCCGCAAGCCGATCAAGGAGCTGATCGAGGAGCTCGATGCCGAGCTGTTCTGGCAGATCCACCGCTCGACCCTGGTCAACGTGAAGGCCATCGCCGGGGTGAGCCGCGACCTGCGCGGCCGGCAGCTGGTCGCCGTGAAGGGTCACCCGGAGAAGCTGGAAGTCAGCCGCAGCTTCACCGGTCTCTTCAAGGGAATGTAG
- a CDS encoding sensor histidine kinase has translation MSIPPVPPAPPIPPLPPLPPRPVPPGRWQAFKATALSAFHAYGNWLVGISWWRFALLAVLLLIITGIAQNIPPFSWPTPQWFATEAPQAKAPAPPKSPVVRLEGPQPADTAASGAKSGVEISISGKGIIVRPNAEVPAGAASDPTVHFGKNSIEIKVPPGADSEEVRQAIEDARAEIADAIEDARDAKSDAKKAADVTVKVAPKRKPRRATFGDSLPELAFLWIAMSIILKITYKGRLQAEVKAAQATETAEAESLKRQVVEARMAAMQAQVEPHFLFNTLASIDHLIETDPKRASVMQKNLIALLRASMPTMRETAANGVRDLGRELAVIAPYLEILKVRMEDRLSTLIDVPEGLRSAEFPPMMIQSLVENAIKHGLEPKPEGGSLAVKAEIVHGKLAVTVADSGLGFGKAATAGTGIGLNNIRERLQLLYGNRASLSVGENLPSGTRVTITVPYVAQARDGATMAA, from the coding sequence ATGTCGATCCCGCCCGTGCCACCCGCCCCGCCCATCCCCCCGCTGCCGCCGCTGCCGCCGCGGCCGGTGCCGCCCGGGCGCTGGCAGGCCTTCAAGGCGACCGCGCTGAGCGCCTTCCATGCCTACGGCAACTGGCTGGTGGGCATCAGCTGGTGGCGCTTCGCGCTGCTGGCGGTGCTGCTGCTGATCATCACCGGCATCGCGCAGAACATCCCGCCGTTCAGCTGGCCGACGCCGCAGTGGTTCGCGACCGAGGCGCCGCAGGCCAAGGCGCCCGCGCCGCCGAAGTCACCCGTCGTTCGGCTGGAGGGGCCTCAGCCCGCGGACACGGCCGCCAGCGGCGCCAAGAGCGGCGTCGAGATCTCGATCAGCGGCAAGGGCATCATCGTGCGCCCGAACGCCGAAGTGCCCGCCGGCGCGGCCTCCGACCCGACCGTGCACTTCGGCAAGAACAGCATCGAGATCAAGGTGCCGCCAGGCGCCGACAGCGAGGAAGTGCGCCAGGCCATCGAGGACGCCCGCGCGGAGATCGCCGACGCCATCGAGGATGCCCGCGACGCCAAGTCGGACGCGAAGAAGGCTGCCGACGTCACCGTCAAGGTGGCGCCCAAGCGCAAGCCGCGCCGCGCCACCTTCGGCGACTCGCTGCCGGAGCTCGCGTTCCTGTGGATCGCCATGTCGATCATCCTGAAGATCACCTACAAGGGCCGCCTGCAGGCCGAGGTGAAGGCCGCGCAGGCCACCGAGACAGCCGAGGCCGAGTCGCTCAAGCGCCAGGTGGTGGAAGCGCGCATGGCGGCCATGCAGGCGCAGGTGGAGCCGCACTTCCTGTTCAATACGCTGGCCTCCATCGACCACCTGATCGAGACCGACCCGAAGCGCGCCTCGGTGATGCAGAAGAACCTGATCGCGCTGCTGCGCGCGAGCATGCCGACGATGCGCGAGACGGCGGCCAACGGCGTGCGCGACCTCGGCCGCGAGCTGGCGGTGATCGCGCCCTACCTGGAGATCCTCAAGGTGCGCATGGAAGACCGCCTGAGCACCCTGATCGACGTGCCCGAGGGCCTGCGCTCGGCGGAGTTCCCGCCGATGATGATCCAGAGCCTGGTGGAGAACGCCATCAAGCACGGCCTGGAGCCCAAGCCCGAGGGCGGCTCGCTGGCCGTGAAGGCGGAGATCGTGCACGGCAAGCTGGCGGTGACGGTGGCCGACTCCGGCCTGGGCTTCGGCAAGGCCGCCACCGCCGGCACCGGCATCGGGCTGAACAACATCCGCGAGCGCCTGCAGCTGCTGTATGGCAACCGAGCCTCGCTCAGCGTGGGCGAGAACCTGCCCAGCGGCACGCGGGTGACGATCACCGTGCCCTACGTGGCGCAGGCGCGCGACGGCGCTACGATGGCCGCATGA
- a CDS encoding DUF1501 domain-containing protein produces MKARAMTMNRRHWLKLAGLMGATAGAGTIGNLLLPGAPARAADYKALVCIFLYGGNDGLNTIVPTDATRYGQYSAVRRALALPQASLIGLGSSGYGLHPSLAALAPAWAEGRLAPVFNVGPLFQPMTKAQFRAAPESSDLVPDNLFSHSDQQVLWESGSTDALTRTGWGGRAAQTLATANPVISVGGNGRFGLSALSAPLVLPEPGATFGAYELGTESWRTGYAPLVARATALRGIYSQAQDNDLAEVYAGMQRDAFAMSDRLAALIKVKPGQAGSVAAIDNAFAPLIANGDVADGLPRQLYQIAKLIAGNATVQGNRQIFFAQLGGFDTHANQIGGTVLVGNHANLLKEVGDSLACFHNAMKAMALADAVTAFTQSDFGRTFTPNNSSGTDHAWGSQHLVIGGAVKGGLTYGTYPTLALGGPDDVGVDSWELQGRWIPTSSVDQYAATLLSWFGTTDAQLDTVLPNLRNFGSARTLGFL; encoded by the coding sequence GCGCCGCCGACTACAAGGCGCTGGTGTGCATCTTCCTGTACGGCGGCAACGACGGCCTCAACACCATCGTGCCCACTGACGCCACGCGCTACGGCCAGTACAGCGCGGTGCGCAGGGCACTGGCGCTGCCGCAGGCCAGCCTGATCGGCCTGGGCAGCAGCGGCTACGGGCTGCACCCCTCGCTGGCGGCCCTGGCACCGGCCTGGGCCGAAGGCCGGCTCGCACCGGTGTTCAACGTCGGCCCGCTGTTCCAGCCGATGACCAAGGCGCAGTTCCGCGCCGCGCCGGAGAGTTCGGACCTGGTGCCCGACAACCTGTTCTCGCACAGCGACCAGCAGGTGCTGTGGGAGAGCGGCAGCACCGATGCGCTGACGCGCACCGGCTGGGGCGGGCGGGCCGCGCAGACGCTGGCCACCGCCAACCCGGTGATCTCGGTGGGCGGCAATGGGCGCTTCGGCCTGTCTGCGCTCTCCGCCCCGCTGGTGCTGCCCGAGCCGGGCGCTACCTTCGGCGCCTATGAACTCGGCACCGAGAGCTGGCGCACCGGCTACGCGCCCCTGGTGGCGCGCGCCACGGCGCTGCGCGGCATCTACAGCCAGGCGCAGGACAACGACCTCGCCGAGGTCTACGCGGGCATGCAGCGCGACGCCTTCGCGATGTCGGACCGGCTGGCCGCGCTGATCAAGGTGAAGCCGGGACAGGCCGGCTCGGTGGCGGCAATCGACAACGCCTTCGCGCCGCTGATCGCCAATGGCGACGTGGCCGACGGGCTGCCGCGACAGCTCTACCAGATCGCCAAGCTGATCGCCGGCAACGCCACGGTGCAGGGCAACCGGCAGATCTTCTTCGCGCAGCTCGGCGGCTTCGACACCCATGCCAACCAGATCGGCGGCACCGTGCTGGTGGGCAACCACGCGAACCTGCTCAAGGAGGTGGGCGATTCGCTCGCCTGCTTCCACAACGCGATGAAGGCGATGGCGCTGGCCGACGCGGTCACGGCATTCACGCAGAGCGACTTCGGCCGCACCTTCACGCCGAACAACAGCAGCGGAACCGACCACGCCTGGGGCAGCCAGCACCTGGTGATCGGCGGCGCCGTCAAGGGCGGGCTGACCTACGGCACCTATCCGACGCTGGCCCTGGGCGGCCCCGATGACGTGGGCGTGGACAGCTGGGAACTGCAGGGCCGCTGGATCCCGACCAGCTCGGTCGACCAGTACGCGGCCACGCTGCTCTCGTGGTTCGGCACCACCGACGCGCAGCTCGACACGGTGCTGCCCAACCTGCGCAACTTCGGCAGCGCGCGCACGCTCGGCTTCCTGTAG